GGCGACGCTGCCGTCGGCGCCCAGCGCGATCGCGCCGCCGTCGCCGCCGGCCTTCGGGATCTGCTGGTCGATCACCGCCTCGGCCGCCTGCGTCAGGCTCTGCCCGGCGTACTTGACCCGCGCGCAGATGTCGTAGGCCGCCACCGCGCGAATGTAGTACTCGCCCCAGCCGGTGCCGGACACCGCGCAGCGGCTGTCGGCATAGGTGCCGGCGCCGATGATCGGCGAGTCGCCGACGCGGCCGTAGCGCTTGTTGGTCATGCCGCCGGTGGAGGTGCCCGCCGCCAGTCGGCCCTGCGTGTCCAGCGCCAACGCGCCGACCGTGCCGAAATGCTTGGCGGTTTCCAGGTCGGCGTGCGCCTGCTTGTTGGCCTCTTCCTTCAGCGCCTGCTGCAGCTGCTTCCAGCGCTTGTCGGTGCGGAAGTAGGACGGAGCGACCAGGGTCACGCCGTGCTGGCGCGCGAACGTCTCGGCGCCGTCGCCGACCAGCATCACGTGCTCGGACTGCTCCATCACCGCGCGCGCCAGCCGGATCGGATTCTTCACCCGGTGCACGCCGGCCACCGCGCCGGCCTTGCCGCTGGCGCCGTCCATGATCGCCGCGTCCAGTTCGTTGCGGCCGTCGTGGGTGAACACCGCACCCTTGCCGGCGTTGAACTGCGGCGAATCCTCCAGCACCGCGATCGCCGCGGCGACCGCGTCCACCGCCGGCTTGCCCTGCGCCAGCAGCGCCTGCCCGGTGCGCAGGGCGGTTTCCATCGCCGTGCGCGCCTCGGCCAGGTCGGCGGCGCTGCTGCTGGCGCGCTCGACCCCGGCGCCGCCGTGGATCACCAGAGTGGTGGCGGGAATCTCGCGCATGCGCCCGTCGCGCACCGCGTAGTAGCGGTGGAACGCCGGCGCATCGACCCGGCCGTCGGGCAGGTGCAGGGTCGAGCCGGGGCCGACGCCGACGGTCTCGATGCGCGCGGCCTGCAGCGGCTGCCCCGCCGGCGTGGCCGGCTGCAGCGGGCCGGCGACCACGGTGGCGCCGGCCTGCGGATCGGTGGCAT
This sequence is a window from Xanthomonas sp. CFBP 8443. Protein-coding genes within it:
- a CDS encoding isoaspartyl peptidase/L-asparaginase; its protein translation is MREIPATTLVIHGGAGVERASSSAADLAEARTAMETALRTGQALLAQGKPAVDAVAAAIAVLEDSPQFNAGKGAVFTHDGRNELDAAIMDGASGKAGAVAGVHRVKNPIRLARAVMEQSEHVMLVGDGAETFARQHGVTLVAPSYFRTDKRWKQLQQALKEEANKQAHADLETAKHFGTVGALALDTQGRLAAGTSTGGMTNKRYGRVGDSPIIGAGTYADSRCAVSGTGWGEYYIRAVAAYDICARVKYAGQSLTQAAEAVIDQQIPKAGGDGGAIALGADGSVAFPFNTEGMYRGWIGADGVPHVAIFKDEALPLPGAL